The nucleotide sequence AGATTGTTAGTTAACTTATTTTTAATTTAAAGTTATATTATATAAAATTTATAATATTAATTATAATAATATAGAAGGTCATAAAAATGAAAAGAATAATTGCTATTATCAGACCACAAAAACTTGAAGATGTTAAAAAATCTTTAGAAACTGTTGGTTGTAAAGGTATGACAATTACCGAAGTTAAAGGAAGAGGTCAACAATTAGGTACAAAAGAAACTTATAGAGGTTCTAGTTATTGTATTGATTTAATTCCAAAAACACGTATTGAAGTTGTTATTTCTGATGATGATGTTGAAAGTATTATAAAAGCCATTTGTGATGGTGGTAGAACTGGTGATATTG is from Methanobrevibacter wolinii SH and encodes:
- a CDS encoding P-II family nitrogen regulator, which translates into the protein MKRIIAIIRPQKLEDVKKSLETVGCKGMTITEVKGRGQQLGTKETYRGSSYCIDLIPKTRIEVVISDDDVESIIKAICDGGRTGDIGDGKIFVSPVEEIIRIRTGERGENAI